A genome region from Cutaneotrichosporon cavernicola HIS019 DNA, chromosome: 5 includes the following:
- the FSH3 gene encoding uncharacterized protein (Serine hydrolase (FSH1)), translating to MATNIRVLALCGFTQNANIYSKQLGAVRKTAKNAEFVFLEPPIIVLKADMPWNQNLDQFASNATTEEEQQTPETTPRAWWLTDSDRKVYRRIDESIAYIHDFMVKNGPFDGIIGFSQGACMASLVAALLAKPGLNAGWPAEPALPVPKFVIAVGGFAPSSEIPDFAPYFPIPARVPVLHVIGRTDVVVSEERSRSLIDACENSRVEYHTGGHFTPSKASWRHFFNAYITATCNGENQNDIPPVASFGPSGTSTPVTASQTPRGGTPIPPEDLRQALPAPPRR from the exons ATGGCCACTAATatccgcgtcctcgccctctgcGGGTTCACGCAGAACGCAAACATCTACTCAAAGCAG ctcggcgcggtgcGTAAGACGGCCAAGAACGCCGAGTtcgtcttcctcgagcCGCCCATCATCGTGCTCAAGGCCGATATGCCCTGGAACCAGAACCTGGACCAGTTCGCCTCGAACGCGACCACCGAGGAAGAGCAGCAGACTCCCGAAACTACCCCTCGTGCGTGGTGGCTCACCGACAGCGATAGGAAGGTGTACCGCCGGATCGACGAGAGTATTGCGTACATCCACGATTTTATGGTCAAGAACGGCCCCTTTGACGGTATCATTGGCTTCAGCCAGGGCGCGTGCATGGCATCGCTTGTTGCCGCGCTGCTCGCCAAGCCTGGCCTGAACGCCGGATGGCCCGCCGAGCCCGCCCTTCCGGTGCCCAAGTTCGTCATTGCCGTTGGAGGATTCGCACCGTCGTCCGAGATCCCAGACTTTGCTCCCTACTTCCCTATCCCCGCCAGAGTGCCTGTGCTGCACGTCATCGGGCGCACTGACGTGGTCGTGAGCGAGGAGCGTTCGCGTAGCCTCATCGACGCGTGCGAGAACTCGCGCGTCGAGTACCACACCGGAGGGCACTTTACGCCGTCCAAGGCGAGCTGGCGGCATTTCTTCAA cgcaTACATCACCGCCACTTGCAACGGCGAGAATCAGAACGACATCCCACCCGTGGCGTCGTTCGGCCCTAGCGGCACCAGCACGCCCGTCACCGCGAGCCAGACGCCGCGTGGTGGAACTCCCATCCCACCGGAGGACCTGAGGCAGGCGCTTCCGGCCCCTCCCCGGAGGTGA
- a CDS encoding uncharacterized protein (Belongs to the class I-like SAM-binding methyltransferase superfamily. Protein arginine N-methyltransferase family) has translation MSDAAASGSGSGKKNNDNDYYFNFYASLQNQANMIGDVCRTGTYRKAILGNAAVAIQDKTVLDLGAGSGILSYMAAQAGAKEVIALEASSMAEKIQILVDQANRGGSNPHIRGRVRIVRGMVEDKGVQADVLRSGKVDTIVSEPIGVMLLHERMVESFLLARDLFLKPGGSILPSAGSIFFAPFSDEGLYNETEQKAQFFNQTLFGTDYSALYEVARAEAFAQPVIGIFPPGTLMGHAAPPQTFDFYTCTREDLLDFTVHLEFVATRTAVMHGLASWFDLDFEASVKDRPSDEVPGDAEAEAAWEYPVTQAWPWSAEPPLNPNPPPEAPRRGVKVSMSTGPNALRTHWQQARLILPEPLAVNRSERVVGTIRFKVNESRSYDLTLDVAVDRGGEAPHSNLLRRTATFNLSQQTFNYSYTGDPIPGLAS, from the exons atgtcggacgcggcggcctcgggcTCCGGCAGCGGCAAAAAGAACAACGA CAATGACTACTACTTCAACTTCTATGCGTCGCTGCAGAACCA GGCTAACATGATTGGCGACGTCTGCCGTACCGGCACGTATCGCAAGGCGATATTAGGCAATGCGGCGGTCGCGATCCAGGACAAGACGGTTCTGGACCTTGGAGCGG GCTCCGGGATCCTGTCTTACATGGCCGCGCAGGCTGgcgccaaggaggtcaTTGCCCTCGAGGCGTCGAGCATGGCCGAGAAGATCCAGATT ctcgtcgaccaggCGAACCGTGGCGGGTCAAACCCCCACATCCGCGGGCGCGTGCGCATCGTCCGCGGCatggtcgaggacaagggcgTGCAAGCCGACGTGCTGCGCAGCGGTAAGGTCGACACGATTGTGTCCGAACCGATCGGCGTGATGCTCCTCCACGAGCGAATG gtcGAGTCCTTCCTCTTAGCCCgcgacctcttcctcaagcCTGGTGGCTCCATATTGCCGTCTGCAGGCAGTATATTCTTCGCCCCCTTCTCTGACGAGGGTCTGTACAACGAGACGGAGCAGAAAGCGCAGTTCTTCAACCAGACGCTCTTCGGGACCGACTATTCGGCGCTGtacgaggtcgcgcgcgccgaagCCTTTGCGCAGCCCGTCATCGGTATCTTCCCGCCAGGGACGCTGATGGGTCACGCTGCCCCGCCTCAGACCTTCGACTTCTACACGTGCACGCGCGAGGACCTGCTCGACTTTACTGTTCATCTCGAATTTGTGGCAACCCGCACGGCTGTCATGCACGGCCTCGCGAGCTGGTTTgacctcgactttgaggcGAGTGTCAAGGACCGGCCCAGTGACGAGGTACCGGGCGATGCGGAGGCTGAGGCAGCGTGGGAGTACCCCGTTACCCAAGCGTGGCCGTGGAGTGCCGAGCCGCcgctcaaccccaacccgCCGCCTGaggcgccgcgccgcggcgtcaAGGTCAGCATGTCGACGGGTCCGAATGCGCTGCGCACACACTGGCAACAAGCGCGCCTGATCCTCCCCGAGCCTCTTGCCGTCAACAGATCTGAACGCGTTGTCGGGACCATCCGGTTCAAGGTCAACGAGTCGCGGTCGTACgacctcaccctcgacgtcgccgtcgatcGGGGAGGCGAAGCGCCGCactccaacctcctccgccggACCGCTACCTTCAACTTATCGCAGCAGACGTTCAA ctaCTCGTACACTGGCGATCCGATCCCGGGCCTCGCCTCATAG
- the SPT23 gene encoding uncharacterized protein (suppressor protein SPT23) — protein MQAILSNLTGASSYGSFGNFGIRQNANESKPDGKPATPGHAGQVVIPAASSRPSTSAAQSVTGSGHGGSRTEPPKRIYTVDGLQISTPSLDDIAAGYSTRRNKILLQGDPQVIHKQRVETAIRVIIDMLRQIPPSPSVPNPHATLATLIPRDPTGNSLYTFERLANFRGLRLQAGTTTKTSSKKQLAQGAIPIQQLAYVETAVYMSGENGKRVYACKRCRAREERRRQNKDAARKKQIVPDSDAVAPNAPRPSLHPPTEDYITGENAVQYDPHRIGQVVEEPPWDPTIPDWRHEIVLFNSPPDVAVKDGSAFWLPFRVICYCKCHGEKVGFRIKFTIRTFDGRIIASEMTHPIKITDDHKTDAKSKPRVDRFAAAGGPQPTRSRKGRMSTASSQRVSPAPSESEMSVTSEVGAVTQKQTPQARQGKPYERPPSQSPAVQTSALPFDFLNQAENQRPRLSRQVSSSSYVSQPDITNWTPDAVQQSTVSPDALRRPNFAGMTPMTNINTMSNPSSHAPSPNPALNGIGGGLGVHGMGSNDMFNHDLNVPHQGLDLSALGAAQNPLFANQQQPVPQHDVDMANVATELENMLMFSGGSSHASVTSSSYRDDHSSVFSGFNNQGSMFSDSGLPPENTSLDDMIDYSGGESSSAISPMHGLNLSPTVGMGSLDLGHSPFPQTGSLPRVNNNNPNDHEAQTRALLALLAQQQHQHQVPQQPVPVVSHVIPAEGDMAGGTPVAIAGRLFQPDTVIVFGGRPAITTYVTDSFLQCTLPPSPSPGDVEVTVQGHMKDPTVPAMLFRYTGMDKEMMRLMLEVRQRHGAADPAVRLVDHLARSNQNSDISDRSSMSPAGKQSPFDALDVVPTDQATIGSDEEESNEAPTSLAEPKDLQTTLVTFLESFGTSLGSLQTSGVVNLPNKQRHTLLHLSTVMGFPRLLKRLIVAGAELDLQDVNGFTPLALAALCGQTACARILLESGAAYDVPTVFGEMPLDLAKVDDENEVEGLLLAAVWSTNPDAPVIESDYELSPESESDHSEIDNDNPSSSESESDEEAIELESVSNASRALRSRRSTRRKGKQRSLDARREIPPNRSRRTSPNESPNNSAFQSVPRDDPPPYTPPEAGSWMSRTLSNISHPISDTINGALPTFLGNWEKHQQEHPGTNWVAFPAPSWESLQKLTSPEEVKLFTQAMAAAAFNAVVQSGATTSHLQDATTAPSPGKVKQRRKRRASEDSRSSGQLSNSVVEQVKQDRMLYLFWLPVLLFVGFWLLVTALPIATGFCLIYARQIGRAIKQRL, from the exons ATGCAGGCCATATTAAGCAACCTCACTGGAGC CTCATCGTATGGTTCTTTCGGCAACTTTGGCATCCGCCAGAACGCCAATGAGTCTAAGCCTGATGGCAAGCCTGCGACGCCGGGGCACGCAGGGCAGGTCGTAATCCCTGCGGCGTCATCCAGGCCATCGACTTCTGCAGCCCAGAGCGTCACAGGATCCGGGCATGGAGGGTCACGAACAGAGCCTCCCAAGCGGATCTACACTGTCGATGGTCTCCAAatctcgacgccgtcacTCGATGACATTGCAGCAGGGTATTCTAC CCGCCGCAACAAGATTCTGCTGCAGGGTGACCCGCAGGTGATCCACAagcagcgcgtcgagacTGCGATCCGCGTCATCATTGACATGCTCCGCCAGATCCCCCCTTCGCCATCCGTCCCCAACCCTCACGCAACCCTTGCCACGCTCATCCCTCGTGACCCCACGGGCAATAGCCTCTACACGTTCGAAAGGTTGGCCAACTTCCGCGGCCTCCGATTACAAGCGGGTACGACGACTAAGACGAGCTCGAAGAAGCAGCTCGCACAAGGCGCGATCCCAATACAGCAGCTCGCATATGTCGAGACGGCTGTCTACATGAGCGGGGAGAACGGCAAGCGTGTTTACGCGTGCAAGCgctgtcgcgcgcgcgaggagcgtcGGCGACAGAACAAGGACGCTGCCAGGAAGAAGCAGATTGTCCCGGACTCGGACGCTGTGGCTCCCAACGCCCCACGGCCTTCCCTCCATCCACCAACCGAGGACTACATCACGGGGGAGAACGCGGTCCAATACGATCCCCACCGTATTGGGcaggtggtggaggagccGCCTTGGGACCCGACGATACCAGATTGGCGCCACGAGATCGTTTTGTTCAACTCGCCGCCTGACGTCGCTGTCAAAGACGGTTCGGCTTTCTGGCTCCCATTCCGCGTCATCTGCTACTGCAAGTGCCACGGCGAGAAGGTCGGCTTCCGGATCAAGTTCACTATTCGCACATTTGACGGGCGCATCATTGCCTCTGAGATGACTCATCCTATCAAGATTACCGACGACCACAAGACGGATGCCAAATCAAAACCTCGCGTGGACCGCTTCGCCGCAGCTGGCGGGCCTCAACCTACTCGCTCAAGAAAGGGCCGGATGAGCACTGCGTCGTCCCAGCGCGTCTCTCCTGCCCCGTCCGAGAGTGAGATGAGCGTCACctccgaggtcggcgcAGTGACGCAGAAGCAGACGCCGCAGGCGCGCCAAGGAAAGCCCTACGAGCGCCCTCCGTCTCAGTCGCCGGCTGTGCAGACCTCTGCGCTGCCGTTCGACTTCTTGAACCAGGCTGAGAACCAACGCCCACGACTTTCCCGACAGGTATCATCCTCGTCATATGTTTCACAACCTGACATCACGAACTGGACGCCGGATGCCGTGCAGCAGTCGACGGTCAGCCCCGACGCCCTCCGTCGGCCCAACTTCGCGGGCATGACACCCATGACCAACATCAATACCATGTCGAACCCATCTTCGCATGCGCCGAGCCCTAATCCGGCTCTCAACGGGATAGGCGGTGGTCTTGGGGTCCACGGAATGGGCTCGAACGACATGTTCAACCACGACCTGAACGTGCCTCACCAGGGCCTTGATCTCTCCGCGcttggcgcggcgcagaATCCACTGTTTGCAAACCAGCAGCAACCCGTACCTCAGCACGACGTTGACATGGCGAACGTAGCGACCGAGTTGGAGAACATGTTGATGTTTAGCGGTGGCTCCAGTCACGCGTCCGTCACATCGAGCAGCTACCGCGACGACCACTCTTCCGTCTTCTCCGGCTTCAATAACCAAGGGAGCATGTTCAGTGACAGCGGCCTCCCGCCCGAGAACACGTCGTTGGACGACATGATCGACTACTCTGGCGGCGAGAGCTCCAGCGCCATCAGTCCTATGCAcggcctcaacctctctcCTACTGTCGGCATGGGTagcctcgaccttggtcATTCACCTTTCCCTCAGACTGGATCGCTTCCGCgcgtcaacaacaacaaccccAACGATCACGAGGCTCAGACCAGAGCTTTACTGGCTCTTCTCGCGCAACAGCAACATCAGCACCAAGTGCCGCAACAGCCTGTCCCCGTCGTGTCGCACGTAATCCCTGCAGAGGGAGACATGGCGGGTGGCACTCCAGTGGCGATTGCTGGGCGTTTGTTCCAGCCAGACACAGTCATCGTCTTCGGTGGCAGACCCGCTATCACGACGTACGTCACCGACTCGTTCCTGCAGTGCACGCTCCCcccgagtccgagtcctGGCGACGTAGAGGTGACTGTTCAAGGCCACATGAAGGACCCCACAGTTCCTGCAATGTTGTTCAGGTACACTGGCATGGACAAGGAAAT GATGCGACTCATGCTCGAGGTGCGTCAGCGCCACGGTGCTGCGGATCCTGCAGTGCGGCTCGTTGATCACCTCGCTCGTTCCAATCAAAACAGCGATATCAGTGATCGGTCAAGCATGAGCCCCGCAGGCAAGCAATCGCCTTTCGACGCTTTGGATGTGGTGCCCACGGACCAAGCTACGATTGGCAGTGACGAAGAGGAGTCGAATGAGGCACCAACGTCACTGGCGGAACCAAAAGACCTCCAGACCACCCTTGTTACGTTCCTGGAGTCGTTTGGAACGTCTCTTGGGTCACTCCAGACGTCGGGTGTGGTCAACCTTCCCAACAAGCAAAGGCATACCTTGCTCCACCTCTCGACCGTCATGGGCTTCCCGCGCCTTCTGAAACGTCTTATTGTGGCTGGCGCAGAGTTGGACCTGCAGGACGTCAATGGGTTCACgccgcttgcgcttgcAGCTCTGTGTGGCCAGACGGCGTGTGCCCGGATCCTCCTCGAATCTGGCGCAGCATACGATGTCCCCACCGTCTTTGGCGAGATGccgctcgaccttgccaaggtagacgacgagaacgaggtcgagggtcTCCTACTCGCAGCAGTGTGGTCTACAAACCCCGACGCCCCCGTCATCGAGTCCGACTACGAGTTGTCTCCAGAGTCTGAGTCCGACCACAGCGAGATCGACAACGACAacccgagctcgtccgaATCCGAgtccgacgaggaggctATTGAGCTGGAGAGCGTTTCCAACGCAAGCAGAGCCCTCCGCTCTCGGCGCTCGACTCGTCGCAAGGGCAAACAGCGCTCGCTTGATGCGCGTCGGGAGATTCCGCCCAACAGGTCGCGCCGTACGTCGCCTAACGAGTCGCCCAACAACTCGGCATTCCAATCGGTGCCTCGCGATGATCCTCCTCCGTACACGCCGCCTGAGGCTGGTTCCTGGATGTCTAGGACGCTGTCCAACATTTCGCACCCGATAAGCGACACAATAAACGGGGCTCTCCCCACATTCTTAGGCAATTGGGAGAAGCACCAGCAGGAACACCCCGGTACCAACTGGGTTGCCTTCCCTGCCCCATCGTGGGAAAGCTTACAGAAGCTTACGAGTCCGGAGGAGGTCAAGCTCTTCACCCAAGCtatggcggcggcggcgttcAACGCTGTGGTGCAGTCTGGAGCGACGACATCGCATCTGCAGGACGCGACGACTGCGCCCTCTCCGGGCAAGGTCAAGCAGCgccgcaagcgccgcgcgagcgaggactcgaggtcgtcagGACAGCTGAGCAACAGCGTTGTCGAACAGGTCAAGC AGGACCGCATGCTGTACCTGTTCTGGCTCCCTGTGCTGCTCTTCGTTGGATTCTGGCTGCTGGTGACGGCGCTGCCCATAGCCACCGGTTTCTGCTTGATATACGCCCGCCAGATTGGCCGTGCTATCAAGCAGCGCTTGTAA
- the syj1 gene encoding uncharacterized protein (Inositol polyphosphate phosphatase, catalytic domain homologues): MPARLYLRPQPRAFFLLTDTHALVFRQPGAEESKATRSVVVAEFLPIDQVDTNGLIAAGQYRSVEGVLGVTSIPSDRSPVPDVFLLLLTASTPLQPLIPGSSLRPARVVSVEFHSLTSNFWDPPGLVPSTSTFDPIDVEDAEYYHRETRVNNMSLAQAAGVEDPCSGMRKYLESGGFFHAGACRFDISRHLGSPGTNLVADEAGHGRSPLEGWDERFVWNAHLLQPLLVFRQNLPDAVRDELDAHALLLPVIQGYVGSVPLGPASWSPQEGKLSGLALISRLSCKRAGARFRTRGIDDDGNVANFVETEVILSTGGTIVSYTQIRGSVPLFWQQPQQGFGTLQQKVDITRPPQATQPAFDKHFLDLLDHYGAVHAMNLLGQKDAESMLSNTYSDRFRALKASLAEDSDDTTARLMYSPYDFHSAVRMGGHEAVRTDMNAMGDVANSVEAFGYTAVDLANGEPIATQHGVFRTNCLDCLDRTNYVQEVLSTIALRRFLSSQGSALLNSPTLWSAHRELWADNGDRLSKTYAGTGALNTSATRSGRKTFAGLLSDATKSVGRAYINNFLDKDKQAAIDLLLGLMAGQRPVVLFDPVSDSVHSALLARRNEYSTPRNLKFFSGTWNVNGKLPDDSLDGWLFPGDLRADIYAIAFQEIVELTPQQIVQPDPAKKRVWENQIMETFSGHSQKAKYIMLRSEQLVGTALMVIVKESLLPAIRGIEYASKKTGLQGLSGNKGGIGFRFQLYDASVCLMTCHLAAGQSAYADRNADYRTISNGLTFLRGKTIHSHDIVIWAADFNYRIDLSNEEVRAAAEQDELDVLVAADQLSLARDDGEVFIGYSEGALTFRPTYKYDNGTDTYDSSEKQRIPAWTDRVLYKGEGLHLRAYNCTSDLRTSDHRPVFALFEAVVPEVNEARRSAIAAELASKARAATAGGKLDDQIERAAAAGGVRGLVKEFTSVSLATSPARSGSSTPEPKYSPTFSRDTKPPARKATFKDTVNSAYARLGQPPPLPPRSGTASPAPVEHAPYEPRRRPAPPPPAASEFRKIGLPPEANEMTPMSTGDFVLVPSPARPSPPPPLRKPSTASVASGTSLMSTGSAPPALPPRPRPTKSSTLDWDAPAPDDLIPAVLPDNYPKPALVSKPPPPPGPRRKMSTSENNAATALGTSPEQSERKEKPPPVAPEPRAMSIDKVDGEKPEKPPLGPKPRSMSVDKDERKPPPVAPKPTRKATAPASPARTASADASSPTGASAKSSKVPPAVKPKPEVQPKPQKAEDKPQQEKGPEQKPKPELKPKPELKSKLAEDKPASKPKPELLPKPDLKPKPEATAVEEEEPRQLKPSELKGRWPPA, encoded by the exons ATGCCGGCGAGGCTATACCTCCGGCCTCAGCCGcgcgccttcttcctcctcaccgacACCCATGCTCTCGTGTTCCGTCAAcccggcgccgaggaaAGCAAGGCGACACGATCTGTGGTTGTTGCCGAGTTCCTGCCTATCGACCAGGTAGACACCAATGGACTCATCGCGGCGGGGCAGTATCGCTCTGTCGAgggcgtccttggcgtcaCTAGTATACCGAGTG ACCGGTCCCCTGTTCCAgacgtcttcctcctccttctcacAGCGTCGACACCCCTTCAGCCTCTGATTCCAGGGTCGTCTCTGCGCCCGGCTCGCGTCGTGTCTGTCGAGTTCCACTCGCTGACGTCCAACTTCTGGGACCCGCCTGGGCTTGtgccgagcacgagcacTTTTGACCCCAttgacgtcgaggatgccgagTACTACCACCGAGAGACGCGCGTCAACAACATGAGCCTCGCACAGGCAgcgggcgtcgaggacccGTGTAGCGGGATGCGCAAATATCTCGAGTCGGGCGGATTCTTCCACGCGGGCGCATGTCGATTTGACATCTCGAGGCATCTTGGGAGCCCGGGGaccaacctcgtcgccgacgaggctggGCACGGCCGCAGTCCGCTCGAGGGCTGGGACGAGCGGTTCGTTTGGAACGCCCACCTACTACAGCCGCTGCTGGTGTTCCGGCAGAACCTGCCGGATGctgtgcgcgacgagctcgacgcgcacgcCCTCCTGCTCCCAGTGATCCAGGGATATGTGGGCTCGGTCCCTTTGGGCCCGGCCTCCTGGTCGCCGCAGGAGGGCAAGCTGAGCGGACTGGCACTCATCTCGCGCCTGAGCTGcaagcgcgccggcgcgcgtTTCCGTACCCGCGGCATCGATGATGACGGCAACGTCGCCAACTTTGTTGAGACCGAGGTGATCCTCAGCACGGGCGGGACGATCGTATCATACACTCAGATCCGCGGCAGCGTGCCGCTCTTCTGGCAACAGCCGCAGCAGGGTTTCGGGACGTTGCAGCAGAAGGTCGACATCACGCGGCCACCACAAGCGACCCAGCCCGCTTTCGACAAACACttcctcgatctcctcgaccatTATGGTGCTGTGCACGCAATGAACCTCCTGGGTCAGAAGGATGCCGAGTCGATGCTGTCCAATACCTACTCGGATCGATTCCGCGCTCTCAAAGCGTCCCTCGCTGAAGACTCGGACGACACTACGGCGCGTCTCATGTACTCGCCGTACGACTTCCACTCGGCGGTGCGCATGGGTGGACACGAGGCGGTGCGTACCGACATGAACGCAATGGGCGACGTTGCCAACTCGGTCGAGGCGTTCGGGTACACTGCCGTCGATCTGGCCAACGGGGAGCCGATCGCGACGCAGCACGGCGTCTTCCGTACCAACTGCCTCGATTGCCTCGACCGCACCAACTATGTGCAGGAGGTGCTCAGTACGATTGCCCTGCGGAGATTTCTGAGCTCACAGGGGAGCGCGTTGCTCAACAGCCCCACGCTGTGGTCGGCGCACCGTGAGCTGTGGGCCGACAACGGTGACCGCCTGAGCAAGACGTACGCGGGGACTGGTGCACTCAacacgagcgcgacgcgcagcGGGCGCAAGACATTTGCCGGGCTGCTCAGTGACGCGACCAAGAGCGTCGGGCGCGCGTACATCAACAACTTCCTCGACAAAGACAAGCAGGCCGccatcgacctcctcctcggcctaATGGCTGGGCAGCGTCCGGTCGTGCTCTTCGATCCTGTCAGCGACTCGGTACATAgtgctctcctcgcgcgtcgcAACGAGTACTCGACTCCGCGCAACCTCAAGTTCTTCAGCGGCACCTGGAACGTCAACGGCAAGCTTCCCGATGACTCGCTCGACGGTTGGCTCTTCCCTGGTGACCTCAGGGCAGACATCTACGCGATCGCCTTCCAGGAGATCGTCGAGCTCACTCCTCAGCAGATCGTACAGCCTGACCCAGCCAAGAA gcgCGTGTGGGAGAACCAGATCATGGAGACGTTCTCCGGCCACTCACAGAAGGCCAAGTACATCATGCTGCGCAGCGAGCAGCTCGTAGGCACGGCGCTCATGGTCATCGTCAAGGAGAGCCTACTGCCGGCGATCCGCGGGATCGAGTATGCGTCAAAGAAGACGGGTTTGCAGGGTCTGTCGGGAAACAAGGGCGGCATCGGCTTCCGGTTCCAGCTGTACGATGCGTCCGTGTGCCTCATGACGTGTCACTTGGCAGCGGGACAATCTGCCTACGCGGACCGGAACGCCGATTATCGCACTATATCTAACGGGCTCACTTTCCTGCGGGGCAAGACGATCCACTCGCACGATATTGTGATCTGGGCAGCCGACTTCAACTATCGTATCGACCTGTCAAACGAGGAGGTGCGAGCAGCTGCGGAGCAGGACGAGCTAGATGTCTTGGTTGCCGCGGACCAGCTGTCGCTGGCTCgtgacgacggcgaggtgtTCATTGGGTACTCTGAGGGGGCGCTCACTTTCCGTCCGACGTACAAGTACGACAACGGAACGGACACTTACGACTCGAGCGAGAAGCAGCGCATCCCCGCATGGACTGATCGCGTGCTATACAAGGGCGAGGGGTTACACCTGCGCGCGTACAACTGCACGTCTGACCTGCGCACATCCGACCACCGACCTGTGTTTGCCCTCTtcgaggcggtggtgcCCGAGGTGAATGAGGCGCGGCGTTcggccatcgccgccgaaCTCGCAAGCAAGGCACGCGCCGCTACTGCCGGTGGTAAGCTCGACGACCAAAtcgagcgcgcggccgcggctgGTGGCGTCCGTGGCCTGGTCAAGGAGTTCACAAGCGTCAGCCTTGCAACGTCGCCGGCCCGCTCGGGGTCATCGACACCTGAGCCAAAGTACTCGCCAACCTTCTCGCGCGACACGAAACCTCCAGCTCGCAAAGCCACCTTCAAGGACACTGTCAACTCGGCGTATGCGCGCCTCGGACAGCCTCCGCCCCTCCCGCCGCGTAGCGGCACTgcctcgcccgcgcccgTCGAGCATGCGCCGTATGagccacgccgccgaccggcacccccgccgccagctGCGTCCGAGTTCCGTAAGATTGGCCTGCCGCCCGAGGCGAACGAGATGACGCCCATGAGCACTGGCGACTTTGTGCTAGTACCgtctccagctcggcccagcccgccgccgcctttGCGCAAGCCGAGCACGGCGAGCGTGGCCAGTGGAACCAGCCTGATGAGTACTGGGAGCGCACCACCTGcactccctccccgcccgcgcccgACAAAGAGTTCGACACTCGACTGGGACGCCCCAGCACCCGATGATCTCATCCCCGCAGTGCTCCCTGACAACTACCCGAAGCCTGCGCTGGTGTCTaagccgccgccaccacctgGGCCGCGAAGGAAGATGAGCACGAGTGAGAACAATGCTGCTACGGCGCTTGGGACGTCTCCCGAGCAGAgcgagaggaaggagaagccCCCACCCGTTGCGCCGGAACCGAGGGCCATGAGTATTGACAAGGTGGACGGGGAGAAGCCGGAGAAGCCGCCGCTGGGGCCCAAGCCGCGGAGCATGAGCGTGGACAAGGATGAGCGGAAACCGCCTCCAGTCGCACCCAAGCCTACGCGCAAGGCCACGGCCCCCGCTTCGCCAGCGCGGACAGCGAGCGCGGATGCTTCGTCGCCGACTGGCGCGTCGGCCAAGTCGTCCAAGGTCCCTCCAGCGGTCAAGCCGAAGCCCGAGGTACAACCGAAGCCTCAGAAGGCTGAGGACAAGCCCCAACAGGAGAAGGGCCCAGAACAGAAACCCAAGCCGGAATTGAAACCTAAGCCTGAGCTGAAGTCGAAACTGGCAGAGGACAAGCCTGCTTCCAAACCGAAGCCGGAGCTGCTGCCCAAGCCGGATCTCAAACCGAAGCCCGAGGCGACGGCAgttgaagaggaggagcccAGACAGTTAAAGCCGTCCGAGCTCAAGGGCCGCTGGCCACCAGCGTAG